The Candidatus Methylacidiphilales bacterium genome includes a window with the following:
- a CDS encoding succinate dehydrogenase/fumarate reductase iron-sulfur subunit yields MNFTLKVWRQKDRHSQGRFVTYQARNVNPNMSFLEMLDVVNNELVLKGEEPIAFDHDCREGICGMCSLVINGEPHGPEDRVTTCQTYMRSFRDGDTITIEPYRARAFPVIRDLITDRSGLDRIIAAGGYISANVGAAPDANAIPIPKPVADLAFDAAACIGCGACVAACKNGSAMLFLAAKATHLNILPQGKPEKHRRVLAMLQAHDAAGFGACSNTTACEAVCPKGISTEYISRFNRDHLLAQISQALHPTWFQ; encoded by the coding sequence ATGAATTTCACCCTCAAAGTCTGGCGACAAAAAGACCGACACTCCCAAGGCCGATTCGTTACTTACCAGGCCCGCAACGTCAACCCCAACATGTCCTTCCTCGAAATGCTCGATGTCGTCAACAACGAGCTCGTTCTAAAAGGCGAAGAACCTATCGCCTTCGATCACGACTGCCGCGAAGGCATCTGCGGCATGTGTTCCCTCGTCATCAACGGCGAACCGCACGGCCCAGAAGATCGCGTCACAACTTGCCAAACCTACATGCGATCATTCCGCGATGGCGACACAATCACCATTGAGCCTTACCGCGCCCGCGCCTTCCCAGTTATAAGAGACCTCATCACCGATCGATCCGGACTCGACCGCATCATCGCCGCAGGAGGATACATCAGCGCCAACGTCGGCGCAGCCCCTGATGCCAACGCCATTCCAATCCCCAAACCCGTCGCCGACCTCGCCTTCGACGCCGCAGCCTGCATCGGCTGTGGCGCCTGTGTCGCCGCTTGCAAAAACGGCTCCGCCATGCTCTTCCTCGCCGCCAAGGCAACTCATCTCAATATCCTTCCCCAAGGCAAACCCGAGAAACACCGCCGCGTCCTCGCTATGCTCCAAGCTCACGACGCTGCAGGCTTCGGCGCATGCTCCAACACCACCGCCTGCGAAGCCGTCTGCCCAAAAGGCATCTCCACCGAATACATCTCCCGCTTCAATCGCGATCATCTTCTTGCCCAGATCTCTCAAGCTCTCCACCCCACCTGGTTTCAATAG
- a CDS encoding fumarate reductase/succinate dehydrogenase flavoprotein subunit, which yields MKLEASIPSGPLSEKWSRFKRDARLVNPTNKRKYHVIIVGTGLAGASAAASLGELGYNVTVFCFQDSPRRAHSIAAQGGINAAKNYRNDGDSVYRLFYDTIKGGDFRAREANVYRLAEVSVNIIDQCVAQGVPFAREYSGLLDNRSFGGAQVSRTFYARGQTGQQLLLGAYQALMRQVASGQARLFPRTEMLDLVVVDGYAKGIITRDLVTGQITRHAADAVLLATGGYGNVFNLSTYARGSNATAIWRAYKRGAVFANPCFTQIHPTCIPVSGDYQSKLTLMSESLRNDGRCWVPLYKEDCGKNPLEIPEERRDYYLERLYPSYGNLAPRDIASRAAKRVCDEGRGVGPGGLGVYLDFSDAIRRLGENVIRQRYGNLFDMYREITGEDAYKVPMRIYPAIHYTMGGLWVDYQLMSNIPGLFVLGEANFSDHGANRLGASALMQGLADGYFIIPYTLSNFLATQKPISPKAFVERPEFQEAEENVRSIIRRLLNIKGRRTVDDFHRTLGKILWNYCGMSRNATGLRQALTEIPAIREEFWQNVNVPGSADSLNQALEKAGRVADFLELGELLCLDALTREESCGCHFREEYQTPDGECARNDQDFAHVAVWEYQGPDKPPLRHTEPLRYEEVKMTTRSYK from the coding sequence ATGAAACTCGAGGCTTCCATCCCCAGCGGTCCACTTTCCGAGAAGTGGTCTCGTTTTAAGCGAGATGCCCGCCTCGTCAATCCAACCAATAAGCGTAAATATCACGTGATCATCGTCGGCACAGGCTTGGCGGGTGCTTCCGCAGCAGCTTCCCTCGGCGAGCTCGGATATAACGTCACGGTATTTTGTTTCCAAGACAGCCCACGCCGGGCTCATTCCATAGCTGCTCAGGGTGGAATAAATGCTGCTAAAAACTACCGCAACGATGGCGACTCCGTCTATCGCCTTTTCTACGACACAATCAAAGGCGGCGACTTTCGCGCACGCGAAGCCAACGTCTATCGCTTAGCCGAAGTCTCCGTCAACATCATCGACCAATGTGTCGCGCAAGGGGTGCCTTTTGCCCGAGAGTATTCCGGTCTCCTCGACAACCGCTCCTTCGGCGGCGCGCAAGTCTCCCGCACCTTCTACGCACGCGGCCAGACTGGCCAGCAGCTCCTCCTTGGCGCCTACCAAGCCCTCATGCGCCAAGTCGCTAGCGGTCAAGCGCGTCTTTTCCCGCGCACTGAGATGCTCGATCTTGTCGTCGTCGATGGTTATGCAAAAGGCATCATTACTCGCGATCTCGTTACGGGACAAATCACCCGCCACGCCGCCGACGCTGTCCTCCTCGCCACAGGCGGCTACGGTAACGTATTCAACCTCTCCACCTATGCTCGCGGCTCGAACGCCACAGCCATCTGGCGCGCTTATAAGCGCGGCGCAGTCTTCGCCAACCCCTGTTTCACACAGATCCATCCCACCTGCATCCCCGTCTCGGGCGACTATCAATCCAAGCTCACGCTCATGTCGGAGTCGCTTCGCAACGACGGCCGATGCTGGGTCCCCCTCTACAAAGAAGATTGCGGCAAAAATCCCCTCGAGATTCCCGAAGAGCGCCGCGACTACTACCTCGAGCGCCTCTATCCGTCCTATGGCAACCTCGCCCCACGCGACATCGCCTCCCGCGCCGCTAAGCGCGTCTGCGATGAAGGCCGCGGCGTAGGCCCGGGCGGACTCGGAGTCTACCTCGACTTCTCCGACGCCATCCGTCGGCTTGGAGAAAACGTTATCCGCCAACGTTACGGCAATCTCTTCGACATGTATCGCGAAATCACGGGCGAAGATGCCTACAAAGTCCCCATGCGTATCTACCCCGCCATCCACTACACCATGGGAGGCCTCTGGGTTGATTATCAACTCATGTCCAACATCCCTGGCCTCTTCGTCCTCGGCGAAGCCAACTTCTCCGATCACGGTGCCAACCGCCTCGGCGCTTCCGCCCTCATGCAAGGCCTCGCTGATGGCTATTTCATCATCCCCTACACCCTCTCGAATTTCCTTGCGACTCAAAAACCAATCTCTCCGAAAGCTTTCGTCGAACGCCCCGAATTCCAAGAGGCCGAGGAAAACGTTCGCTCAATAATCCGCCGCTTACTCAACATCAAAGGACGCCGCACGGTGGACGACTTCCATCGCACACTCGGCAAAATCCTGTGGAACTACTGCGGCATGTCACGAAACGCCACTGGCCTCCGCCAAGCCCTCACCGAAATCCCCGCTATCCGTGAAGAATTCTGGCAAAACGTCAACGTCCCCGGCTCCGCCGACTCCCTCAACCAAGCCCTCGAAAAAGCAGGCCGCGTCGCTGATTTCCTCGAGCTTGGTGAGCTCCTCTGCCTCGACGCTCTCACCCGCGAAGAATCCTGTGGTTGCCATTTCAGAGAAGAATATCAGACGCCCGATGGTGAATGCGCCCGCAACGACCAAGACTTCGCACACGTCGCAGTCTGGGAATATCAAGGCCCAGACAAACCTCCTCTCCGCCACACCGAGCCACTCCGCTACGAAGAAGTCAAAATGACCACCCGAAGCTATAAGTAG